A part of Anser cygnoides isolate HZ-2024a breed goose chromosome 17, Taihu_goose_T2T_genome, whole genome shotgun sequence genomic DNA contains:
- the TCHP gene encoding trichoplein keratin filament-binding protein has product MATGAAWRRAMWLRAAPGRAAERRREREARGRQQWERAGRCFARAALCGSRQARWSEPRALPDSPQEARREELERRRERLRRLLAEESEELAAELRREASEALRERSGALRAARERRGRQVAERLLYEHWRQNSAELREVESELHRRHVVEAWGDQLKQKKQQEATEREEKKRYENEYEIARREALERMRQEEEKRRLEEKKQAEILLQQIEELKLQETEATKLKKEQENLLKQRWELENLEEERKQMEEHRKKIELGRFLRHQCNAQLKRRAQQIQEELETDRQILLALLEKEDEDQRRQSARRERAVADVAWMKRVIEEQLQLEKEREAELQTIFREEAKKVWEKREEWEREKVARDRLMNEVLAGRQRQIQEKIELNRRAQEESVKYREQLIKELEEAKELTRREREQEKELQTARRQELEAQVTERRLQEEEEQERQREEEEEERSTRQRCEELVRQEAKRMAERGYRSRLYSYPKAAWT; this is encoded by the exons ATGGCAACCGGCGCGGCCTGGCGGCGGGCGATGTGGCTGCGggcggcgccgggccgggccgcggagcggcggcgggagcgggaggcgcggggccggcagcaGTGGGAGCGGGCCGGCCGCTGCTTCGCCCGCGCCGCGCTCTGCGGCTCCAGGCAGGCGCGGTGGAGCGAGCCGCGGGCCCTCCCGGACAG cccgCAGGAGGCCCGGCgggaggagctggagcggcggcgggagcggctgaggcggctgctGGCCGAGGAGAGCGAGGAGCTGGCGGCCGAGCTGCGGCGGGAGGCGAGCGAGGCGCTgcgggagcggagcggggcgctgcgggcTGCCCgcgagcggcggggccggcag GTCGCCGAGCGGCTGCTGTACGAGCACTGGAGGCAGAACAGCGCCGAGCTGCGGGAG GTGGAGTCGGAGCTGCACAGGAGGCACGTTGTGGAGGCTTGGGGTGATCAgctaaagcaaaaaaagcag CAAGAAGCAACTGAACGAGAAGAGAAAAAGCGCTACGAAAACGAGTATGAAATTGCACGAAGGGAAGCTCTGGAGAGAATGAGACAAGAGGAAGAGAAGCGTCggctggaagagaagaagcaaGCAGAGATATTGCTTCAGCAAATAGAAGAACTGAAACTACAGGAGACGGAG gcaacaaagctgaaaaaagagcaagagaatTTATTAAAGCAGCGGTGGGAGCTGGAAAActtagaagaagaaaggaagcaaatggAAGAGCACCGGAAGAAGATCGAGCTTGG ccGCTTTTTGAGGCATCAGTGTAATGCCCAGTTAAAGAGACGAGCCCAGCAGATACAGGAGGAGCTG GAAACAGACAGACAAATCCTATTAGCCCTCCTcgagaaagaagatgaggatCAGCGCCGCCAGTCAGCGAGACGAGAACGAGCTGTTGCAGACGTTGCCTGGATGAAACGCGTCATTGAGGAACAGCTCCAGCTagaaaaggagagggaggcGGAGCTCCAGACTATTTTTAG AGAAGAAGCTAAAAAAGTttgggagaagagggaagaatgGGAAAGAGAGAAGGTGGCCAGAGATCGCCTGATGAACGAG GTCCTTGCAGGCAGACAGCGCCAGATCCAAGAGAAGATAGAATTAAACAGACGGGCCCAAGAAGAGTCAGTAAAGTATCGAGAGCAACTGATCAAAGAACTTGAGGAGGCAAAAGAACTGACAAGGcgagagagagagcaagagaagGAACTGCAGACGGCTCGCAGACAGGAACTGGAAGCTCAG GTGACGGAACGCCGCTTacaagaggaagaggagcaggagcgccagagggaggaggaggaggaggagcgctCCACCAGGCAGCGCTGCGAGGAGTTGGTGCGGCAAGAAGCCAAGCGCATGGCTGAGCGAGGATACCGCAGCAGG CTCTACAGTTACCCAAAAGCAGCGTGGACCTGA
- the TRPV4 gene encoding transient receptor potential cation channel subfamily V member 4 isoform X2, producing the protein MADSEDPRDAGEALGDDSFPLSSLANLFEVEDTPSPAEASRAPPGAGDGKQNLRMKFHGAFRKGAPKPMELLEATIYESSVVPAPKKAPMDSLFDYGTYRHHPSENKRWRRRVVEKTAPGTKGPAPDPPPVLKVFNRPILFDIVSRGSPAGLDGLLSFLLTHKKRLTDEEFREPSTGKTCLPKALLNLSGGKNDTIPVLLDIAEKTGNMREFINSPFRDVYYRGQTALHIAIERRCKHYVELLVEKGADVHAQARGRFFQPKDEGGYFYFGELPLSLAACTNQPHIVHYLTENGHKQADLRRQDSRGNTVLHALVAIADNTRENTKFVTKMYDLLLVKCAKLFPDTNLEALLNNDGLSPLMMAAKTGKIGIFQHIIRREITDEDARHLSRKFKDWAYGPVYSSLYDLSSLDTCGEEVSVLEILVYNSKIENRHEMLAVEPINELLRDKWRKFGAVSFYISVVSYLCAMVIFTLIAYYRPMEGPIKDLFMKKCPGVNSFFIDGSFQLLYFIYSVLVIVTAGLYLGGVEAYLAVMVFALVLGWMNALYFTRGLKLTGTYSIMIQKILFKDLFRFLLVYLLFMIGYASALVSLLNPCPSSESCGEEQSNCTVPTYPSCRDSQTFSTFLLDLFKLTIGMGDLEMLESAKYPGVFIILLVTYIILTFVLLLNMLIALMGETVGQVSKESKHIWKLQVAEGSLVSPAVGHHHPGHRALLPCLPAASFPLRGDGDRGQGHRRDARPPLVLQGGRGELVPLEPEPGHHQRGPGQERHVPVLRLLPHRGPAAERSLVDGGAARGGAQQELPAGGGGGAAGDTGDRRGTGAAARAGPQLPTLARRCRSRWTLPRHSPGTARRIAAPTCAPQCVCSSGIRAASIPPAAAVPVGVRPNGGPGWPRGCWGSPGHPDELRCRRFAFLCWGHRLRRAGSLCRGQGAGSTAPPPRTTAKGFCHTFLHKIYTTIYLVIKSDLQGPCPRVIDWCRPGERRCRRLSGREVGAVCLLHHACRAT; encoded by the exons ATGGCAGACAGCGAGGACCCCCGCGATGCCGGGGAGGCCCTGGGGGACgactccttccctctctcctcgCTGGCCAACCTGTTCGAGGTGGAGGACACCCCGTCCCCCGCCGAGGCGTCTcgggccccccccggtgctggggACGGAAAGCAAAACCTGCGCATGAAATTCCACGGGGCCTTCCGGAAAGGTGCCCCGAAACccatggagctgctggaggccaCCATCTACGAGTCGTCCGTGGTCCCCGCGCCCAAGAAGGCCCCCATGGACTCCCTCTTCGACTACGGCACCTACCGCCACCACCCCAGCGAGAACAAGCGCTGGCGCAGGAGGGTTGTGGA GAAGACAGCGCCGGGCACCAAGGGGCCGGCTCCTGACCCGCCCCCTGTCCTCAAGGTCTTCAACAGACCCATCCTCTTCGACATCGTCTCCCGAGGGTCCCCGGCCGGCCTGGACGGgctcctctccttcctgctcACCCACAAAAAGCGCCTGACGGACGAGGAGTTTCGAG AGCCCTCGACGGGGAAGACCTGCCTGCCCAAGGCGCTGCTCAACCTGAGCGGGGGCAAGAACGACACCATCCCCGTCCTCCTCGACATCGCCGAAAAGACGGGCAACATGCGGGAGTTCATCAACTCGCCCTTCCGCGATGTCTACTACCGGG GTCAGACAGCCCTGCACATTGCCATCGAGCGCCGCTGCAAGCACTACgtggagctgctggtggagaaAGGAGCAGATGTGCATGCCCAGGCCCGCGGCCGCTTCTTCCAGCCCAAGGACGAGGGCGGCTACTTCTACTTCg GAGAGCTGCCCCTCTCGCTGGCCGCCTGCACCAACCAGCCCCACATCGTGCACTACCTGACGGAGAACGGGCACAAGCAGGCGGACCTGCGGCGCCAGGACTCCCGCGGCAACACCGTGCTGCACGCCCTGGTCGCCATCGCCGACAACACCCGCGAGAACACCAAGTTCGTCACCAAGATGTACGACCTGCTCCTCGTCAAGTGCGCCAAGCTCTTCCCCGACACCAACCTCGAGGCGCTGCTCAACAACGACGGCCTCTCGCCGCTCATGATGGCCGCCAAGACCGGCAAGATCGGG ATCTTCCAGCACATCATCCGTCGGGAGATCACGGACGAGGACGCCCGGCACCTCTCGCGGAAGTTCAAGGACTGGGCGTACGGCCCCGTCTACTCCTCGCTCTACGACCTCTCCTCGCTGGACACCTGCGGGGAGGAGGTGTCCGTGCTGGAGATCCTCGTCTACAACAGCAAGATCGAG AACCGCCACGAGATGCTGGCCGTGGAGCCCATCAACGAGCTGCTGCGTGACAAGTGGCGCAAGTTCGGGGCCGTCTCCTTCTACATCAGCGTGGTCTCCTACCTCTGCGCCATGGTCATCTTCACCCTCATCGCCTACTACCGCCCCATGGAAGGCCCC aTCAAAGATCTGTTCATGAAGAAGTGCCCAGGCGTGAACTCGTTCTTCATCGACGGCTCCTTCCAGCTGCTCTA cttcATCTACTCGGTGCTGGTGATCGTGACGGCGGGGCTGTACCTGGGAGGCGTCGAGGCGTACCTGGCCGTCATGGTCTTCGCGCTGGTCCTGGGCTGGATGAACGCGCTCTACTTCACCCGAGGGCTCAAGCTGACGGGGACCTACAGCATCATGATACAGAAG ATCCTCTTCAAAGACCTTTTCCGCTTCCTCCTGGTCTATTTGCTCTTCATGATCGGCTACGCATCGG ctctggTGTCCCTCCTGAACCCGTGTCCCAGCAGCGAGTCCTGCGGCGAGGAGCAGTCCAACTGCACGGTGCCCACCTACCCCTCGTGCCGGGACAGCCAGACCTTCAGCACCTTCCTGCTCGACCTCTTCAAGCTCACCATCGGCATGGGCGACCTGGAGATGCTCGAGAGCGCCAAGTACCCCGGCGTCTTCATCATCCTGCTCGTCACCTACATCATCCTCACCTTCGTGCTGCTCCTCAACATGCTTATCGCCCTCATGGGGGAGACTGTGGGCCAGGTGTCCAAGGAGAGCAAGCACATCTGGAAGCTGCAG gtgGCTGAGGGGTCCCTGGTGTCCCCGGCAGTGGGCCACCACCATCCTGGACATCGAGCGCTCCTTCCCTGTCTTCCTGCGGCGAGCTTTCCGCTCCGGGGAGATGGTGACCGTGGGCAAGGGCACCGACGGGACGCCCGACCGCCGCTGGTGCTTCAG GGTGGACGAGGTGAACTGGTCCCACTGGAACCAGAACCTGGGCATCATCAGCGAGGACCCGGGCAAGAGCGACACGTACCAGTACTACGGCTTCTCCCACACCGTGGGCCGGCTGCGGAGAG ATCGCTGGTCGACGGTGGTGCCGCGCGTGGTGGAGCTCAACAAGAGCTGCCCGccggaggaggtggtggtgccgctggggacactggggacaggaGAGGCACGGGAGCGGCGGCACGGGcaggcccccagctccccactcTAGCACGGCGGTGCCGGAGCCGATGGACTCTGccccggcacagccccggcacggcccgcAGAATCGCGGCTCCCACGTGCGCTCCCCAGTGCGTCTGTTCCTCAGGGATTCGTGCAGCTTCCATTCCTCCAGCAGCCGCCGTCCCGGTGGGTGTCCGTCCCAACGGGGGTCCCGGCTGgccccgggggtgctgggggtctcCGGGTCACCCCGACGAGCTCCGGTGCCGCCGctttgctttcctgtgctggggccATCGGCTGCGCCGTGCTGGGAGCCTCTGCCgcgggcagggtgctgggagcacagcccccccccctcgcaCCACAGCCAAGGGCTTTTGCCACACGTTTTTGCACAAGATTTATACGACTATTTATTTAGTAATAAAGAGTGACCTGCAGGGGCCGTGTCCTCGTGTCATTGACTGGTGTCGGCCGGGAGAACGTCGCTGCAGGAGGCTCTctgggagggaggtgggagcTGTTTGCCTCCTGCACCATGCGTGCCGTGCCACGTGA
- the TRPV4 gene encoding transient receptor potential cation channel subfamily V member 4 isoform X1, with product MADSEDPRDAGEALGDDSFPLSSLANLFEVEDTPSPAEASRAPPGAGDGKQNLRMKFHGAFRKGAPKPMELLEATIYESSVVPAPKKAPMDSLFDYGTYRHHPSENKRWRRRVVEKTAPGTKGPAPDPPPVLKVFNRPILFDIVSRGSPAGLDGLLSFLLTHKKRLTDEEFREPSTGKTCLPKALLNLSGGKNDTIPVLLDIAEKTGNMREFINSPFRDVYYRGQTALHIAIERRCKHYVELLVEKGADVHAQARGRFFQPKDEGGYFYFGELPLSLAACTNQPHIVHYLTENGHKQADLRRQDSRGNTVLHALVAIADNTRENTKFVTKMYDLLLVKCAKLFPDTNLEALLNNDGLSPLMMAAKTGKIGIFQHIIRREITDEDARHLSRKFKDWAYGPVYSSLYDLSSLDTCGEEVSVLEILVYNSKIENRHEMLAVEPINELLRDKWRKFGAVSFYISVVSYLCAMVIFTLIAYYRPMEGPPPYPYTTTIDYLRLAGEIITLLTGILFFFTNIKDLFMKKCPGVNSFFIDGSFQLLYFIYSVLVIVTAGLYLGGVEAYLAVMVFALVLGWMNALYFTRGLKLTGTYSIMIQKILFKDLFRFLLVYLLFMIGYASALVSLLNPCPSSESCGEEQSNCTVPTYPSCRDSQTFSTFLLDLFKLTIGMGDLEMLESAKYPGVFIILLVTYIILTFVLLLNMLIALMGETVGQVSKESKHIWKLQVAEGSLVSPAVGHHHPGHRALLPCLPAASFPLRGDGDRGQGHRRDARPPLVLQGGRGELVPLEPEPGHHQRGPGQERHVPVLRLLPHRGPAAERSLVDGGAARGGAQQELPAGGGGGAAGDTGDRRGTGAAARAGPQLPTLARRCRSRWTLPRHSPGTARRIAAPTCAPQCVCSSGIRAASIPPAAAVPVGVRPNGGPGWPRGCWGSPGHPDELRCRRFAFLCWGHRLRRAGSLCRGQGAGSTAPPPRTTAKGFCHTFLHKIYTTIYLVIKSDLQGPCPRVIDWCRPGERRCRRLSGREVGAVCLLHHACRAT from the exons ATGGCAGACAGCGAGGACCCCCGCGATGCCGGGGAGGCCCTGGGGGACgactccttccctctctcctcgCTGGCCAACCTGTTCGAGGTGGAGGACACCCCGTCCCCCGCCGAGGCGTCTcgggccccccccggtgctggggACGGAAAGCAAAACCTGCGCATGAAATTCCACGGGGCCTTCCGGAAAGGTGCCCCGAAACccatggagctgctggaggccaCCATCTACGAGTCGTCCGTGGTCCCCGCGCCCAAGAAGGCCCCCATGGACTCCCTCTTCGACTACGGCACCTACCGCCACCACCCCAGCGAGAACAAGCGCTGGCGCAGGAGGGTTGTGGA GAAGACAGCGCCGGGCACCAAGGGGCCGGCTCCTGACCCGCCCCCTGTCCTCAAGGTCTTCAACAGACCCATCCTCTTCGACATCGTCTCCCGAGGGTCCCCGGCCGGCCTGGACGGgctcctctccttcctgctcACCCACAAAAAGCGCCTGACGGACGAGGAGTTTCGAG AGCCCTCGACGGGGAAGACCTGCCTGCCCAAGGCGCTGCTCAACCTGAGCGGGGGCAAGAACGACACCATCCCCGTCCTCCTCGACATCGCCGAAAAGACGGGCAACATGCGGGAGTTCATCAACTCGCCCTTCCGCGATGTCTACTACCGGG GTCAGACAGCCCTGCACATTGCCATCGAGCGCCGCTGCAAGCACTACgtggagctgctggtggagaaAGGAGCAGATGTGCATGCCCAGGCCCGCGGCCGCTTCTTCCAGCCCAAGGACGAGGGCGGCTACTTCTACTTCg GAGAGCTGCCCCTCTCGCTGGCCGCCTGCACCAACCAGCCCCACATCGTGCACTACCTGACGGAGAACGGGCACAAGCAGGCGGACCTGCGGCGCCAGGACTCCCGCGGCAACACCGTGCTGCACGCCCTGGTCGCCATCGCCGACAACACCCGCGAGAACACCAAGTTCGTCACCAAGATGTACGACCTGCTCCTCGTCAAGTGCGCCAAGCTCTTCCCCGACACCAACCTCGAGGCGCTGCTCAACAACGACGGCCTCTCGCCGCTCATGATGGCCGCCAAGACCGGCAAGATCGGG ATCTTCCAGCACATCATCCGTCGGGAGATCACGGACGAGGACGCCCGGCACCTCTCGCGGAAGTTCAAGGACTGGGCGTACGGCCCCGTCTACTCCTCGCTCTACGACCTCTCCTCGCTGGACACCTGCGGGGAGGAGGTGTCCGTGCTGGAGATCCTCGTCTACAACAGCAAGATCGAG AACCGCCACGAGATGCTGGCCGTGGAGCCCATCAACGAGCTGCTGCGTGACAAGTGGCGCAAGTTCGGGGCCGTCTCCTTCTACATCAGCGTGGTCTCCTACCTCTGCGCCATGGTCATCTTCACCCTCATCGCCTACTACCGCCCCATGGAAGGCCCC cccccctaCCCTTACACCACCACCATCGACTACCTGCGCCTGGCCGGGGAGATCATCACCCTTCTCACCGGcatcctcttcttcttcacAAAC aTCAAAGATCTGTTCATGAAGAAGTGCCCAGGCGTGAACTCGTTCTTCATCGACGGCTCCTTCCAGCTGCTCTA cttcATCTACTCGGTGCTGGTGATCGTGACGGCGGGGCTGTACCTGGGAGGCGTCGAGGCGTACCTGGCCGTCATGGTCTTCGCGCTGGTCCTGGGCTGGATGAACGCGCTCTACTTCACCCGAGGGCTCAAGCTGACGGGGACCTACAGCATCATGATACAGAAG ATCCTCTTCAAAGACCTTTTCCGCTTCCTCCTGGTCTATTTGCTCTTCATGATCGGCTACGCATCGG ctctggTGTCCCTCCTGAACCCGTGTCCCAGCAGCGAGTCCTGCGGCGAGGAGCAGTCCAACTGCACGGTGCCCACCTACCCCTCGTGCCGGGACAGCCAGACCTTCAGCACCTTCCTGCTCGACCTCTTCAAGCTCACCATCGGCATGGGCGACCTGGAGATGCTCGAGAGCGCCAAGTACCCCGGCGTCTTCATCATCCTGCTCGTCACCTACATCATCCTCACCTTCGTGCTGCTCCTCAACATGCTTATCGCCCTCATGGGGGAGACTGTGGGCCAGGTGTCCAAGGAGAGCAAGCACATCTGGAAGCTGCAG gtgGCTGAGGGGTCCCTGGTGTCCCCGGCAGTGGGCCACCACCATCCTGGACATCGAGCGCTCCTTCCCTGTCTTCCTGCGGCGAGCTTTCCGCTCCGGGGAGATGGTGACCGTGGGCAAGGGCACCGACGGGACGCCCGACCGCCGCTGGTGCTTCAG GGTGGACGAGGTGAACTGGTCCCACTGGAACCAGAACCTGGGCATCATCAGCGAGGACCCGGGCAAGAGCGACACGTACCAGTACTACGGCTTCTCCCACACCGTGGGCCGGCTGCGGAGAG ATCGCTGGTCGACGGTGGTGCCGCGCGTGGTGGAGCTCAACAAGAGCTGCCCGccggaggaggtggtggtgccgctggggacactggggacaggaGAGGCACGGGAGCGGCGGCACGGGcaggcccccagctccccactcTAGCACGGCGGTGCCGGAGCCGATGGACTCTGccccggcacagccccggcacggcccgcAGAATCGCGGCTCCCACGTGCGCTCCCCAGTGCGTCTGTTCCTCAGGGATTCGTGCAGCTTCCATTCCTCCAGCAGCCGCCGTCCCGGTGGGTGTCCGTCCCAACGGGGGTCCCGGCTGgccccgggggtgctgggggtctcCGGGTCACCCCGACGAGCTCCGGTGCCGCCGctttgctttcctgtgctggggccATCGGCTGCGCCGTGCTGGGAGCCTCTGCCgcgggcagggtgctgggagcacagcccccccccctcgcaCCACAGCCAAGGGCTTTTGCCACACGTTTTTGCACAAGATTTATACGACTATTTATTTAGTAATAAAGAGTGACCTGCAGGGGCCGTGTCCTCGTGTCATTGACTGGTGTCGGCCGGGAGAACGTCGCTGCAGGAGGCTCTctgggagggaggtgggagcTGTTTGCCTCCTGCACCATGCGTGCCGTGCCACGTGA
- the GLTP gene encoding glycolipid transfer protein, with translation MALLLEHEFRPLPPDGQVETLPFLEAVAHLPPFFDCLGTPIVYSPVKADLAGNIKKIRAVYDSDPAKFKTLQDILQVEKEMHGSAWPKTGATLALMWLKRGLKFMLVLLQSISDGERDEEHPNLIRVNALKAYEVALKKYHGWMLQKLFMGSVYALPYKSDLLKALEKGKEVKEEESIEKIHQFVSRVTPILDAIYEMYAEMNAELSYKA, from the exons atggcgctgctgctggagcacgaGTTCCGGCCGCTGCCGCCCGACGGGCAGGTGGAGACGCTGCCCTTCCTGGAGGCCGTGGCGCACCTGCCGCCCTTCTTCG ACTGCCTCGGGACGCCCATCGTCTACTCGCCCGTCAAGGCTGACCTGGCTGGGAACATCAAG aaGATCCGGGCGGTTTACGACTCCGACCCCGCCAAGTTCAAGACGCTGCAGGACATCCTGCAGGTGGAGAAGGAGATGCACGGCTCGGCCTGGCCGAAGACGGGCGCCACGCTGGCGCTGATGTGGTTGAAGAG GGGCCTGAAGTTcatgctggtgctgctgcagagcatctCCGACGGCGAGCGGGACGAGGAGCACCCGAACCTCATCCGGGTGAACGCCCTGAAGGCTTACGAGGTCGCGCTGAAGAAGTACCACGGCTGGATGCTGCAGAAGCTCTTCATG GGCTCCGTCTACGCGCTCCCATACAAGTCGGATCTGCTGAAGGCTTTAGAGAAGGGCAAAGAAGtcaaggaggaggagagcatcGAGAAGATCCATCAGTTTGTCTCCAGGGTCACCCCCATCCTGGATGCCATTTACGAGATGTACGCCGAGATGAACGCCGAGCTCAGCTACAAAGCCTGA
- the TRPV4 gene encoding transient receptor potential cation channel subfamily V member 4 isoform X3 has translation MADSEDPRDAGEALGDDSFPLSSLANLFEVEDTPSPAEASRAPPGAGDGKQNLRMKFHGAFRKGAPKPMELLEATIYESSVVPAPKKAPMDSLFDYGTYRHHPSENKRWRRRVVEKTAPGTKGPAPDPPPVLKVFNRPILFDIVSRGSPAGLDGLLSFLLTHKKRLTDEEFREPSTGKTCLPKALLNLSGGKNDTIPVLLDIAEKTGNMREFINSPFRDVYYRGQTALHIAIERRCKHYVELLVEKGADVHAQARGRFFQPKDEGGYFYFGELPLSLAACTNQPHIVHYLTENGHKQADLRRQDSRGNTVLHALVAIADNTRENTKFVTKMYDLLLVKCAKLFPDTNLEALLNNDGLSPLMMAAKTGKIGIFQHIIRREITDEDARHLSRKFKDWAYGPVYSSLYDLSSLDTCGEEVSVLEILVYNSKIENRHEMLAVEPINELLRDKWRKFGAVSFYISVVSYLCAMVIFTLIAYYRPMEGPPPYPYTTTIDYLRLAGEIITLLTGILFFFTNIKDLFMKKCPGVNSFFIDGSFQLLYFIYSVLVIVTAGLYLGGVEAYLAVMVFALVLGWMNALYFTRGLKLTGTYSIMIQKILFKDLFRFLLVYLLFMIGYASALVSLLNPCPSSESCGEEQSNCTVPTYPSCRDSQTFSTFLLDLFKLTIGMGDLEMLESAKYPGVFIILLVTYIILTFVLLLNMLIALMGETVGQVSKESKHIWKLQWATTILDIERSFPVFLRRAFRSGEMVTVGKGTDGTPDRRWCFRVDEVNWSHWNQNLGIISEDPGKSDTYQYYGFSHTVGRLRRDRWSTVVPRVVELNKSCPPEEVVVPLGTLGTGEARERRHGQAPSSPL, from the exons ATGGCAGACAGCGAGGACCCCCGCGATGCCGGGGAGGCCCTGGGGGACgactccttccctctctcctcgCTGGCCAACCTGTTCGAGGTGGAGGACACCCCGTCCCCCGCCGAGGCGTCTcgggccccccccggtgctggggACGGAAAGCAAAACCTGCGCATGAAATTCCACGGGGCCTTCCGGAAAGGTGCCCCGAAACccatggagctgctggaggccaCCATCTACGAGTCGTCCGTGGTCCCCGCGCCCAAGAAGGCCCCCATGGACTCCCTCTTCGACTACGGCACCTACCGCCACCACCCCAGCGAGAACAAGCGCTGGCGCAGGAGGGTTGTGGA GAAGACAGCGCCGGGCACCAAGGGGCCGGCTCCTGACCCGCCCCCTGTCCTCAAGGTCTTCAACAGACCCATCCTCTTCGACATCGTCTCCCGAGGGTCCCCGGCCGGCCTGGACGGgctcctctccttcctgctcACCCACAAAAAGCGCCTGACGGACGAGGAGTTTCGAG AGCCCTCGACGGGGAAGACCTGCCTGCCCAAGGCGCTGCTCAACCTGAGCGGGGGCAAGAACGACACCATCCCCGTCCTCCTCGACATCGCCGAAAAGACGGGCAACATGCGGGAGTTCATCAACTCGCCCTTCCGCGATGTCTACTACCGGG GTCAGACAGCCCTGCACATTGCCATCGAGCGCCGCTGCAAGCACTACgtggagctgctggtggagaaAGGAGCAGATGTGCATGCCCAGGCCCGCGGCCGCTTCTTCCAGCCCAAGGACGAGGGCGGCTACTTCTACTTCg GAGAGCTGCCCCTCTCGCTGGCCGCCTGCACCAACCAGCCCCACATCGTGCACTACCTGACGGAGAACGGGCACAAGCAGGCGGACCTGCGGCGCCAGGACTCCCGCGGCAACACCGTGCTGCACGCCCTGGTCGCCATCGCCGACAACACCCGCGAGAACACCAAGTTCGTCACCAAGATGTACGACCTGCTCCTCGTCAAGTGCGCCAAGCTCTTCCCCGACACCAACCTCGAGGCGCTGCTCAACAACGACGGCCTCTCGCCGCTCATGATGGCCGCCAAGACCGGCAAGATCGGG ATCTTCCAGCACATCATCCGTCGGGAGATCACGGACGAGGACGCCCGGCACCTCTCGCGGAAGTTCAAGGACTGGGCGTACGGCCCCGTCTACTCCTCGCTCTACGACCTCTCCTCGCTGGACACCTGCGGGGAGGAGGTGTCCGTGCTGGAGATCCTCGTCTACAACAGCAAGATCGAG AACCGCCACGAGATGCTGGCCGTGGAGCCCATCAACGAGCTGCTGCGTGACAAGTGGCGCAAGTTCGGGGCCGTCTCCTTCTACATCAGCGTGGTCTCCTACCTCTGCGCCATGGTCATCTTCACCCTCATCGCCTACTACCGCCCCATGGAAGGCCCC cccccctaCCCTTACACCACCACCATCGACTACCTGCGCCTGGCCGGGGAGATCATCACCCTTCTCACCGGcatcctcttcttcttcacAAAC aTCAAAGATCTGTTCATGAAGAAGTGCCCAGGCGTGAACTCGTTCTTCATCGACGGCTCCTTCCAGCTGCTCTA cttcATCTACTCGGTGCTGGTGATCGTGACGGCGGGGCTGTACCTGGGAGGCGTCGAGGCGTACCTGGCCGTCATGGTCTTCGCGCTGGTCCTGGGCTGGATGAACGCGCTCTACTTCACCCGAGGGCTCAAGCTGACGGGGACCTACAGCATCATGATACAGAAG ATCCTCTTCAAAGACCTTTTCCGCTTCCTCCTGGTCTATTTGCTCTTCATGATCGGCTACGCATCGG ctctggTGTCCCTCCTGAACCCGTGTCCCAGCAGCGAGTCCTGCGGCGAGGAGCAGTCCAACTGCACGGTGCCCACCTACCCCTCGTGCCGGGACAGCCAGACCTTCAGCACCTTCCTGCTCGACCTCTTCAAGCTCACCATCGGCATGGGCGACCTGGAGATGCTCGAGAGCGCCAAGTACCCCGGCGTCTTCATCATCCTGCTCGTCACCTACATCATCCTCACCTTCGTGCTGCTCCTCAACATGCTTATCGCCCTCATGGGGGAGACTGTGGGCCAGGTGTCCAAGGAGAGCAAGCACATCTGGAAGCTGCAG TGGGCCACCACCATCCTGGACATCGAGCGCTCCTTCCCTGTCTTCCTGCGGCGAGCTTTCCGCTCCGGGGAGATGGTGACCGTGGGCAAGGGCACCGACGGGACGCCCGACCGCCGCTGGTGCTTCAG GGTGGACGAGGTGAACTGGTCCCACTGGAACCAGAACCTGGGCATCATCAGCGAGGACCCGGGCAAGAGCGACACGTACCAGTACTACGGCTTCTCCCACACCGTGGGCCGGCTGCGGAGAG ATCGCTGGTCGACGGTGGTGCCGCGCGTGGTGGAGCTCAACAAGAGCTGCCCGccggaggaggtggtggtgccgctggggacactggggacaggaGAGGCACGGGAGCGGCGGCACGGGcaggcccccagctccccactcTAG